TTTAGAAAGGAAGGCATACTGCTTAATAATATGCTCAGGAAGTGTTTCTGGTATCCTATTGTAAGCTTCTTTCAACAACAGTTTTTGGAGCTTGAAAATAGCTTTACTGTCCAGGAATTTTCTTCTTAATGTTTCAGTCGTGGAGTATACGGGCTGTAAAAATTGCTGCTGAGCCAAAGCAGGGGTCAAAACTTCTGTTTCCGGATGAGCAATACTGAATTTGCTGCCGAAACGGTTTGGTTGTCCAAAAACCACGTAATCAACTCCTGATTTTAATTTGGGACTAATCCAATTGATGCCACTGAACCAAGTGAGTTCCATAGTACCGCTATCATCTGCAAACTGCGCAACCAGCCGTTGCTTTCTGCCGGTCCCAGCGATCTGCTTAGAACGGATTTGCCCTTTTATTTGAACATTGGACATCTGCTGATGTAACTCACCAACTTTATAAAACTTAGTGCGATCTTCGTAGCGAAAAGGGTAATGCTGTAATAAATCAGCATAAGTGAATATCTGTAATTCCTTATTCAATAAGATGGCCTTTTGGGGCCAACTCCTTTCAAGAACTCTATAGGTGTTTTAAAGAATGAAGCCATCCTATTTCCACTCCAAAGTATTTAAACTGTGGATAATATCTTTTTTGACATATTCTATGACGGGCGCTAAAGAATCATTTTCGGTAGCAGTCCTAAAATAAAGCGCACCTCTCAAGAAATGAGTGCTTGAATCTGTGGTATAGAATTGAAATTGACTGGGGACATCTCCTTTTAATTCGGCCAGTGATACTTTTTTTCCATTTGGGGTGATCATTATCGTTTCTTGAATGGAACTAGCCTTAATTTGGTGCTTAGTAGTCAGTTTGTAAGCATCATCTATATTTGACCTAAGCGAATCACGATTATTATGCAATGGTTTATAGGTAATATGGATTTCAGCAATAAATTCAGGATAAAACAAAGCAAACCAATATCTCTCGCGTATATATGAAGAATCCGGTAAAATTTTAGCATGAGCTGAATGCTCAAAGCTAAATGGAAAAGAATCAGGTAATGCCTGATATTGATGCGCTGGCAAATCTATTCTATTAAATCCTTTTGGTTTCGGATAATAATCTGATTCGCACGACATAAAGAAAATCGAAACGATGATAAAAAAACCTGATATTTTCAAAATACTCATATCACAAAGTTAATGGCTTAAGTGAATCAAGCTTTCATAATCAAAAAAAAGTTTGAATGGCTCTATTACAAATCTATTTGAAGTTGCTGACTAGAACCCATGCGCTAGTTTGAGTTTAATAATTCGGATGATCAATGCTTTTGCTAAAAACTAAAGTTCATTATAGGACTTTATTGTATATTGGTTTTTAAAAAAAATCACGTACAAATCGCTATTTTATTCGTACAAAGGAATTAACGGCACTTTCATTATTTAAGATTTTAAATTGACATGATTAATACAATAGAAATAAAAAATACCCCTATCGATAAACAAAAGGCAGTATTTAATGCTCAGAAAGATTTTTTCAATAGACAAAAAACAAAAGATTATCAGTTTAGAAAAACGCAATTGCTCAAGCTAAAATCCTTAATAAAGGCAAATGAGCAAGCTATAATGGATGCATTGGCCAATGATTTCGGTAAGCCTCCATTTGAAAGTTATGTGACGGAAATCGGGTTTTTATATGATGAGATAAATTTCTCACTCAAAAACCTTAAAAAATGGATGAAGCCTAAAAAAGTGAGTACATCATTGGTTCATTTTCCTTCCAAAAGTAAAATTATTTATGAGCCTAAAGGCGTAACCTTAATTATAGGGCCGTGGAATTATCCATTTCAATTGCTTTTGGCTCCTGTAATTGCCTCCATTTCAGCGGGAAACACCTGTATGATAAAACCCCCAGAAGAAACTCCTCATATTTCCAATTTGGTGCATGATTTAATTAGCCAAAATTTTGATGAGCAGTTTTTAGCTGTAATCATGGGAGAAGGAAGAGTTGTAGTGCCTGAGTTAATGGAAAATAACCGCTTCGATCACGTTTTCTTTACTGGTAGTGTGCCTGTGGGGAAAATTATAGCC
This is a stretch of genomic DNA from Marivirga harenae. It encodes these proteins:
- the gldD gene encoding gliding motility lipoprotein GldD, with translation MSILKISGFFIIVSIFFMSCESDYYPKPKGFNRIDLPAHQYQALPDSFPFSFEHSAHAKILPDSSYIRERYWFALFYPEFIAEIHITYKPLHNNRDSLRSNIDDAYKLTTKHQIKASSIQETIMITPNGKKVSLAELKGDVPSQFQFYTTDSSTHFLRGALYFRTATENDSLAPVIEYVKKDIIHSLNTLEWK